The sequence AATGCAAAGCAGGCTTCAAAAAATATTAGCTTCTGGTTCCTCATAAATTGTCAATGAAACCCAATGCAAAGCAGgcttcaaaaaataaaaaagctatGTCCAATACTATGGGAGAGGCAATATCATCAACTGTAGTTTCAGGTTGGGCATGGCTCCCGGGCGACCTTTTGTATCTGATAGTAGAGAAGTTGGTACCAATCACTGACTATATCTGGCTTGGTGCAGTTTGCAAGAATTGGCAATCAGTAGCTGGTCATCAGAAGCATCAACACCTCAAATCATGCCACAAGCAGCTTCCAATGCTGATGGTTCCCAACAAACACAACCGCCACGAAAGGCGTGGCTTGTATAGTGTCGCAAAAGGAAAGACTTGCAGCTTTGAGTTGCATGTGCCTTACAATAGAAGGCTATGCGGTTCTACCCATGGTTGGTTGGCTTGTGTGGATGAAATTTTGGAAGTAACCCTTTTAAACCCTTTCACCAAACGTACCATTCGCCTTCCACCATTTGCACAAGTCCCTCAACCCATACACAAACAAGCTTATAGAAGTGATCACTGCATTAAGAAGGTTGTCTTGTCTGCAGACCCTTCTTTGTTTCCAAATGATTACGAAGTTGTGGCACTTTTTCGATAGTAATGGAACCAGAGTGGCTCGTATTAAGTCAGGCGATCATGGTTGGACTTACATAGATATAGCGCATATCAAACTCTCAAGTCTCATGGACATAACCAATAGTATACCTTTGCAGGGCCCAACCTATGGAAACCTCATCACCTAAAGATTgtgttagtatgaaaattgtattgtcatttcctagactctagcataggttggGAATTAGTGTGTGAACTTGTTTTACTGGATGTTTTGGCACAACTCATTCAACCCCATACATCCGAGGCTTGACATGACCGATATGAGAAACTTGATTTCAGGTAAATCATTACATAATCttgcattcattataggattcctagtttgagtttttttttaatcaagtatttttatgttaatcttatttttaataggattagaCTTTATCTCTTAAGATTACCTTTCTAGTTGgactctattttgatttaagttaaaatattatcttttccTATTATGACTTGTAGGTTgaaatcttctttttcttgattggtctaattcatttgttttaataGANAATGAAttagactttgtatttttttattgaatcataatttatattgttaatcTGATAAATGTTTGGCCTTGGTGTGGCGTCTCATTGATGAAGAGATCATATTTTGCACCAGGTTCAAAGAGTTTTAGTTCAATAGGTCTTAGTGTTATATTTGTCTTGGAAGTGtattgaatattcaattgGCCAGGTCTTAGTGTTATATTGGTTTTGGAAGTGTATTGAATATGTCATTGGCCTTCTTGTTATATTAAGCTTTCCAACGTCTGATTTTGGTCaatattgaatatattttggAAAAGCTGCCGTACTTAGTTCAGTTGGTAAATCATCAAGTGCTTTGGTTGCTTGGTGATTAATTGAATTCATTCATctttcatattgcattcatatgcatatcgGTGACTCATACGATTGAGGGCACAAAGACTGTGGTGGCAGTTTTCctccggcgagcttgaagcaatcgtgaccagtattgcgttcaacataaggagtgtcgaagatcatcccgtgacagaagttgagttacgaagaagtcggtaaacattatctagaatgagtctaggataagtgtgtgagtacttcttgtaatcatcgttctatagtggatttgagttggactgaggagtcccgtggattttccccagaggtggggttttaccacgtaaaataattctctgcgtgttcatttattttaagctttgcacatctcaggattgataactcatatcaatcctgcttcaaaggttgatcattatttattgcaaaaaaattcgaattagcttgtttaacattctccaggcatatatatatagatatcctacaggtattttcAATTGGCATCAGAGCAGGTTGCTGGACATACTCAGTAAGATCTAATATACCTTAGGATGGATCGTGCCTCGGGCTCAATTGCACATCCACCATATTTTGACGGCAACAACTATGGCGCTTGGAAGGCCAAAATGAAGTCGTTTCTTTGGTCCTTAGATGAACGTGTATGGAGTACAGTGGTTCATGGATTTCCTAAACCCACAAAGAAGATCGGAAAAGGAGATGAAGAAACCACAATCCTCAAAGCTAGAGAGGAGTGGACCACTGCAGAAGTCACACACAGCACTAATAATCAAAAGGGGTTAAATGCTTTATTTACTGCTGTCTCTTCAgatcaatttgaatatatatctgGTTGTGATACTTCTAAGGAAGCTTGGGATATTTTGCAGGTTACCCATGAAGGAACAGATACTGTCAAGGGAGCCAAGCTTCAAATGCATACTTTACAGTTTGAGACACTCATGATGGATGagaatgaaactttttctgaattttatgcTAAACTGTGTGTAATTGTGAATGCTTGTTCAAGTTTAGGtgaaaaaaattccagaagaCAGGGTTgtgaaaaagattttgagatcCTTGCCTCAACGATTTCAACCAAAGATCACGGCTATTGAAGAGATCCGTGACTTGAACACCTTGAAAGTTC comes from Prunus dulcis chromosome 6, ALMONDv2, whole genome shotgun sequence and encodes:
- the LOC117630393 gene encoding uncharacterized protein LOC117630393; translation: MGEAISSTVVSGWAWLPGDLLYLIVEKLVPITDYIWLGAVCKNWQSVAGHQKHQHLKSCHKQLPMLMVPNKHNRHERRGLYSVAKGKTCSFELHVPYNRRLCGSTHGWLACVDEILEVTLLNPFTKRTIRLPPFAQVPQPIHKQAYRSDHCIKKVVLSADPSLFPNDYEVVALFR